Proteins from one Bartonella sp. HY328 genomic window:
- a CDS encoding valine--tRNA ligase, whose translation MLEKNYDSKAIEPRIAKEWEDKGTFKAGAGSKPGAEAFAVVIPPPNVTGSLHMGHALNNTIQDILVRFERMRGKNVLWQPGMDHAGIATQMVVERQLAERKEPGRRELGRTKFVERIWQWRHESGGMIANQLRRLGASCDWSRERFTMDEGLSKAVLEVFVTLHRQGLIYKDKRLVNWDPKLNTAISDLEVEQREVNGNLWHFRYPLEGKVFNLEDETSFIVVATTRPESMLGDSGIAVNPEDPRYKALIGTYAILPFVGRKIEIVGDDYADPEAGSGAVKITPAHDFNDFEVGKRNNLRAINIMTPDAKITLRGNDDFMEGLQQDDTLNRLLDQLDGMDRFAARKLIVEMMEEAGYLAKIEAHLHKVPHGDRGGVPIEPLLTDQWYVNAGELAKPAIEAVRKGRTTIVPANWDKTYYHWMENIEPWCISRQLWWGHQIPAWYGPDGTIFVEKSEEEAREAALKHYGEVVELKRDEDVLDTWFSSALWPFSTMGWPEKTAELATYYPTSVVVTGFDILFFWVARMMMMGIHFMEDVPFDTIYMHALVRDKDGAKMSKSKGNVIDPLELMDEYGADALRFTLAIMAAQGRDVKLDPTRIAGYRNFATKLWNATRFAEMNGAAHDQNFKPENVSLPLNRWILTELSRTVGEVTSGIESYRFNDAAASLYRFVWNFFCDWYLELIKPVFLGDDEVQKQETRACVAWCLDEIYKLLHPFMPFITEELWAHTAGENQSRDAMLVVTKWPNINYQDKQAADDINWLIDVVSGIRSLRVEMNVSAGAMAPLVVLESDQLTKDRLERHEVALKRLARLESITLANVAPEQAAQTVISGVTFSLPLGSLIDFDAERARLNKSIGKIDIEIGKLSSKLNNEKFVVNARPDVVEAERARLEECSQEREKLEKALARLG comes from the coding sequence ATGCTTGAAAAAAATTATGATTCAAAAGCCATCGAGCCACGTATTGCCAAAGAGTGGGAAGACAAGGGTACATTTAAAGCAGGCGCAGGTTCAAAACCGGGTGCTGAAGCTTTTGCTGTAGTCATTCCACCGCCAAACGTCACGGGCTCGCTGCATATGGGCCATGCGCTCAATAATACTATTCAAGATATCTTGGTTCGTTTTGAAAGAATGCGCGGCAAAAATGTGCTTTGGCAACCAGGTATGGATCATGCTGGCATTGCAACCCAGATGGTGGTGGAGCGCCAATTGGCTGAGCGTAAGGAACCAGGCCGTAGAGAGTTAGGGCGGACAAAATTTGTTGAGCGCATTTGGCAATGGCGACACGAGTCTGGGGGCATGATTGCCAATCAATTGCGCCGTCTTGGTGCGTCTTGTGATTGGTCGCGTGAACGCTTTACAATGGATGAAGGGCTTTCAAAAGCCGTCTTAGAAGTGTTCGTAACTCTTCATCGCCAGGGTCTTATTTACAAGGATAAACGCCTTGTAAATTGGGATCCAAAGCTTAATACCGCTATTTCAGATCTTGAGGTGGAGCAACGCGAGGTTAATGGCAATTTATGGCATTTTCGTTATCCACTTGAAGGCAAGGTCTTTAATTTAGAAGATGAAACAAGCTTTATTGTGGTTGCAACGACGCGTCCAGAATCCATGCTTGGCGATAGTGGTATTGCAGTTAATCCTGAAGATCCGCGTTATAAGGCTTTAATTGGTACATATGCGATTTTGCCTTTTGTTGGTCGTAAAATCGAAATCGTTGGAGATGATTATGCGGATCCTGAAGCAGGGTCAGGCGCGGTAAAAATTACCCCTGCCCATGATTTTAACGACTTTGAAGTTGGTAAGCGTAATAATTTACGTGCTATTAACATCATGACGCCAGACGCTAAAATCACGTTACGTGGTAATGATGATTTTATGGAAGGCTTGCAGCAAGATGATACGCTTAATCGGCTTTTAGACCAGCTTGACGGCATGGATCGTTTTGCAGCGCGTAAGCTCATTGTTGAAATGATGGAAGAAGCCGGATATCTTGCTAAGATTGAAGCCCATCTTCACAAGGTTCCCCATGGGGACCGTGGCGGCGTGCCGATTGAACCGCTATTAACCGACCAATGGTATGTAAATGCAGGAGAACTTGCAAAGCCTGCAATTGAAGCCGTTCGCAAGGGGCGCACAACTATTGTTCCTGCCAATTGGGACAAGACCTATTATCATTGGATGGAGAACATCGAACCTTGGTGTATTTCTCGTCAGTTATGGTGGGGGCATCAAATTCCTGCATGGTATGGACCAGATGGTACTATTTTTGTTGAAAAAAGTGAAGAAGAAGCCCGTGAAGCGGCCCTCAAGCATTATGGTGAAGTGGTCGAATTAAAGCGCGATGAAGATGTGCTTGATACATGGTTTTCTTCTGCACTTTGGCCGTTTTCAACCATGGGTTGGCCGGAAAAGACAGCTGAACTTGCAACCTATTATCCAACCAGCGTTGTGGTTACAGGGTTTGACATTTTGTTCTTCTGGGTTGCTCGCATGATGATGATGGGTATTCATTTCATGGAAGATGTACCTTTTGATACCATTTATATGCATGCTTTGGTGCGTGATAAAGATGGTGCCAAAATGTCTAAATCCAAAGGCAATGTCATTGATCCTTTGGAACTGATGGATGAATATGGTGCAGATGCTTTACGCTTTACCTTGGCTATTATGGCAGCACAGGGGCGCGATGTTAAGCTTGACCCGACCCGTATCGCCGGTTATCGCAATTTTGCTACCAAATTGTGGAATGCAACTCGTTTTGCTGAAATGAATGGTGCAGCTCATGACCAAAATTTCAAGCCAGAAAATGTTAGCCTACCGCTTAATCGCTGGATATTGACAGAGTTGAGCCGCACTGTTGGCGAAGTGACGAGCGGTATCGAAAGCTATCGCTTCAATGATGCGGCAGCAAGCTTATATCGTTTTGTATGGAATTTCTTCTGTGACTGGTATTTGGAACTTATTAAGCCAGTATTTCTCGGCGATGATGAAGTGCAAAAGCAAGAAACACGAGCTTGCGTTGCTTGGTGCTTGGATGAAATTTATAAGTTGTTGCACCCATTTATGCCATTTATCACGGAAGAATTATGGGCTCATACCGCAGGTGAAAATCAAAGTCGTGATGCAATGTTGGTTGTGACAAAGTGGCCAAATATTAATTATCAGGACAAGCAAGCTGCTGATGATATTAATTGGTTGATCGACGTTGTATCAGGTATTCGCTCGCTTCGGGTAGAAATGAATGTTTCAGCCGGCGCTATGGCACCCTTGGTGGTGCTTGAATCTGATCAGCTAACTAAAGATCGCCTAGAGCGTCATGAGGTTGCATTAAAGCGTCTTGCCCGTTTGGAAAGCATTACCCTTGCCAATGTTGCACCAGAGCAAGCAGCGCAAACCGTCATTAGTGGTGTTACTTTCTCGCTTCCGCTTGGTAGCTTGATTGATTTTGACGCAGAGCGCGCACGCCTTAATAAAAGCATTGGCAAAATTGATATTGAGATTGGCAAACTATCTTCAAAACTCAATAATGAAAAATTTGTTGTCAATGCGCGTCCTGATGTGGTGGAAGCTGAACGTGCTCGTTTGGAAGAATGCTCGCAAGAACGCGAGAAGCTTGAAAAAGCTCTTGCCCGCTTAGGATAA
- the pssA gene encoding CDP-diacylglycerol--serine O-phosphatidyltransferase, with protein sequence MKSASPFPPFEPDNNSDSEQHKRRAPIAMRYLVPNVITVLAIVAGLSSIRMAIEHRFESAIFMMLIAAVLDGIDGRIARLMNGSSPFGEQMDSLADAINFGVAPAIICYIYILDQARNFGWMAAVVYCVACCLRLARFNVALERHDTPDWQKHYFVGIPAPAGGCLLVLPIYLGAFDLPVNHVTGIIFSIYTLAIAFLMVSKLPVYNGKSIGKGVRRDIVVPLMLVIVAYVVLLVSYTWLTLTISAFLYLIFLPISVFTYHRQEQKEKLRNFDKDIAQS encoded by the coding sequence ATGAAAAGCGCATCGCCATTTCCACCTTTTGAACCAGATAATAATAGTGATAGCGAGCAGCATAAGCGCCGAGCGCCGATTGCTATGCGCTATCTTGTTCCAAATGTCATTACCGTTTTAGCCATTGTTGCGGGTTTAAGCAGCATTCGTATGGCGATTGAGCACCGTTTTGAAAGTGCAATTTTTATGATGCTTATTGCTGCGGTTCTTGATGGCATTGATGGTCGTATAGCGCGCTTGATGAACGGCTCTTCGCCTTTTGGTGAACAGATGGATTCGTTGGCTGATGCGATAAATTTTGGCGTTGCGCCAGCAATTATCTGCTATATCTATATCCTAGATCAAGCGCGTAATTTTGGCTGGATGGCTGCGGTTGTTTATTGTGTTGCTTGTTGTTTACGCCTTGCCCGCTTCAATGTCGCATTGGAGCGTCACGATACGCCAGATTGGCAAAAGCACTATTTTGTAGGCATTCCAGCCCCTGCAGGTGGCTGCTTGTTGGTTTTGCCCATTTATCTTGGGGCTTTTGATTTGCCAGTTAATCATGTCACAGGGATTATTTTTAGCATTTATACCTTAGCTATTGCTTTTTTAATGGTATCAAAATTACCGGTTTATAATGGCAAATCTATCGGCAAAGGTGTGCGCCGTGATATTGTTGTGCCGCTTATGCTGGTTATCGTTGCCTATGTTGTTTTATTGGTAAGCTATACATGGCTTACACTTACCATATCGGCCTTTTTATATCTTATCTTTTTGCCGATCAGTGTTTTCACTTATCACCGCCAAGAACAAAAAGAAAAACTGCGTAATTTTGACAAAGATATCGCGCAGTCATAA
- a CDS encoding phosphatidylserine decarboxylase, translated as MSIMRSIGNNFVPIHKEGYPFIAVFFVVSLLLGWAWAPLFWAGLVLTIWCIYFFRDPERFTPVAEGLVISPADGKISFVGEMIAPKELNLGDEPVIRISVFMNVFSCHVNRIPIDGKIKSMVYHPGKFANAELDKASETNERNCVVLETKHGDIGVVQVAGLVARRIVWWVHDGAEVEAGKRFGLIRFGSRLDVYLPKSANIRVGVGQTAVAGETVLAMFDEGESLTDFRMD; from the coding sequence ATGAGTATCATGCGCTCCATAGGCAATAATTTCGTGCCTATTCATAAAGAAGGCTATCCATTTATTGCGGTGTTTTTTGTGGTTTCACTGCTCCTTGGCTGGGCATGGGCTCCACTTTTTTGGGCAGGTTTGGTACTGACAATTTGGTGTATTTATTTCTTTCGCGATCCAGAGCGTTTTACGCCAGTTGCCGAGGGATTAGTTATTAGCCCAGCAGATGGCAAAATTTCTTTTGTTGGAGAAATGATAGCGCCTAAAGAGCTTAATCTTGGTGATGAGCCAGTTATTCGTATTTCGGTGTTTATGAATGTGTTTTCCTGCCACGTAAACCGTATTCCAATTGATGGCAAAATTAAATCCATGGTTTACCATCCCGGCAAATTTGCTAATGCCGAACTTGATAAGGCGAGCGAAACCAATGAACGCAATTGTGTTGTGCTTGAAACCAAACATGGCGATATCGGCGTTGTGCAAGTGGCAGGTCTGGTAGCACGGCGTATTGTGTGGTGGGTTCATGATGGCGCAGAGGTTGAAGCGGGTAAGCGTTTTGGCCTTATTCGTTTTGGATCACGTCTTGATGTTTATTTGCCTAAAAGTGCTAATATTCGCGTTGGGGTTGGTCAAACTGCAGTGGCTGGTGAAACTGTTTTGGCAATGTTTGATGAAGGCGAAAGCCTAACAGATTTTAGAATGGATTGA
- a CDS encoding ABCB family ABC transporter ATP-binding protein/permease, translating into MSDSSAENNNGSKTVSADSGATFKTLYNLWPYMWPTDQPKLKRRVLWALFYLVASKLVLILVPYFFKYATEALGGSFKAPGWLMPALVTPLMLVAAYNVARIIQAGLNQLRDALFAAVGQHAVRKLAYQTFIHMHQLSLRFHLERRTGGLSRVIERGTKGIEAIVRFTILNTAPTLLEFALTAFVLWISCGFEYVVVVVVTVVAYTWFTIKASDWRIAIRRQMNDSDTEANTRAIDSLLNFETVKYFGNEDMEAKRFDASMERYETAAVKTWISLGWLNFGQAVIFGVGLMMMMVLSVREIANGTQSVGDFVFINTLMIQLSIPMNFIGFIYREVRQGLTDIEQMFDLLDVPQEITDKADAKPLKIEGGTIRFDEVKFAYDEDRAILKGISFEVPSGKTVAIVGPSGAGKSTISRLLFRFYDVQSGSVSIDGQDVRDVTQQSLRHAIGMVPQDTVLFNDTIAYNIRYGRPDASFEEVKRAAELAQISNFIENLPQGYNAMVGERGLKLSGGEKQRIAIARTILKAPPILILDEATSALDTATEQDIQQALELVSKNRTTLVIAHRLSTIIDADEILVLKSGKIVERGRHQELLNENGLYASMWKRQREATEVEQKLREMRENDDLGVIDRGDPAL; encoded by the coding sequence ATGAGTGATAGTTCGGCCGAAAATAATAACGGCAGTAAAACAGTTTCGGCTGATTCTGGTGCAACCTTTAAAACGCTTTATAATTTATGGCCTTATATGTGGCCAACAGATCAGCCAAAGTTAAAGCGTCGCGTTTTATGGGCGTTGTTTTATCTTGTCGCTTCAAAACTTGTGCTTATTTTGGTGCCTTATTTTTTCAAATATGCCACTGAAGCCTTGGGAGGTAGCTTCAAAGCGCCAGGCTGGTTAATGCCAGCGCTAGTGACGCCATTAATGCTGGTTGCTGCCTATAATGTGGCCCGTATCATTCAAGCTGGTTTAAACCAATTACGTGATGCGCTTTTTGCTGCTGTTGGCCAGCATGCGGTACGCAAGCTTGCCTATCAAACCTTTATTCATATGCATCAATTATCACTACGCTTTCATTTGGAGCGACGCACGGGTGGATTATCTAGGGTTATTGAGCGTGGCACTAAAGGTATTGAGGCAATTGTTCGCTTTACCATTTTAAATACAGCACCAACTTTGCTCGAATTTGCCCTAACAGCCTTTGTTCTATGGATTTCTTGCGGTTTTGAATATGTCGTTGTCGTGGTTGTAACGGTGGTTGCCTATACATGGTTTACCATCAAAGCCAGTGATTGGCGCATTGCAATTCGACGACAAATGAATGATTCAGATACTGAAGCCAATACTCGTGCGATTGATTCATTGTTAAATTTTGAAACGGTAAAATATTTTGGTAATGAGGATATGGAAGCTAAGCGCTTCGACGCATCTATGGAGCGCTATGAAACTGCAGCCGTTAAGACGTGGATATCACTAGGTTGGCTCAATTTTGGCCAAGCAGTGATTTTTGGTGTTGGCTTGATGATGATGATGGTGCTTTCAGTGCGTGAAATTGCCAATGGTACTCAAAGCGTTGGTGACTTTGTTTTTATTAATACGCTTATGATCCAGCTCTCCATTCCAATGAATTTCATTGGGTTTATTTATCGAGAAGTGCGCCAAGGCTTAACCGATATTGAGCAAATGTTTGATCTTTTAGATGTTCCGCAGGAAATTACCGACAAAGCAGATGCAAAACCTTTGAAGATTGAAGGGGGGACAATTCGTTTTGATGAGGTCAAATTTGCTTATGATGAAGATAGAGCAATTTTAAAAGGCATTAGCTTTGAAGTGCCAAGTGGTAAAACAGTCGCAATTGTTGGGCCGTCGGGTGCTGGTAAATCAACTATTTCGCGGCTTTTATTTAGGTTTTATGATGTTCAATCTGGTTCAGTTTCAATTGATGGGCAAGATGTGCGCGATGTAACACAGCAAAGCCTTCGCCATGCTATTGGTATGGTGCCGCAAGATACAGTCCTTTTTAATGACACTATTGCCTATAATATTCGCTATGGTCGGCCCGACGCCAGTTTTGAAGAAGTGAAGCGGGCTGCAGAACTTGCGCAAATTTCTAATTTTATTGAAAACTTACCACAGGGCTACAATGCTATGGTCGGTGAGCGCGGTTTAAAATTATCAGGTGGTGAAAAGCAGCGCATTGCTATTGCCCGTACTATCTTAAAAGCACCGCCGATTCTTATTTTAGACGAGGCGACATCTGCGCTTGATACGGCAACGGAGCAGGATATTCAGCAAGCCCTCGAACTGGTGAGTAAGAATCGTACAACCCTCGTTATTGCCCACCGCCTATCGACAATTATTGATGCTGATGAAATATTGGTATTAAAAAGTGGTAAAATTGTCGAGCGTGGTAGACATCAGGAACTGCTTAATGAAAATGGCCTTTATGCATCTATGTGGAAGCGTCAGCGTGAGGCAACTGAGGTTGAGCAAAAATTGCGTGAAATGCGTGAGAATGATGATCTCGGTGTGATTGATCGCGGTGATCCTGCCTTATAG
- a CDS encoding LysM peptidoglycan-binding domain-containing protein, protein MSVSAEPVRFAVAQSAIAFPASVTAPVFTTFSIDAQGKIIITGKADPFSEIDLVCGAKLLGQIRADENGNFEIGLIKRPRVGEYRYVLRSTDKNGQSATSVQTLVVSVNNDGSAPITAIIDEPNGTQRIVYPLNNVSGDDGASEKLGFTVEYIAYENGHFIVCGNAPANRRVAIHNLDLILGSEFIKETGRFCIERTNRLAEGDYALKAQLLDEKGQIFANVTLPFTISNLNKTNEQYYVANKPVETVVVRPGETLSQIAQRLYGDYNFADKIYQLNRHVLENPHNVQAGQRLALPPKQ, encoded by the coding sequence TTGTCAGTATCTGCAGAGCCAGTGCGTTTTGCCGTTGCTCAATCGGCTATTGCATTTCCAGCTTCGGTTACAGCACCAGTTTTCACCACTTTTTCAATTGATGCGCAAGGTAAAATTATTATTACTGGTAAAGCTGATCCCTTTAGCGAAATTGATCTTGTATGCGGAGCAAAACTATTAGGCCAAATACGCGCAGATGAAAATGGCAATTTCGAAATTGGTCTCATAAAAAGGCCGCGAGTAGGGGAATACCGTTATGTTTTGCGTTCTACTGATAAAAATGGTCAGTCTGCAACATCTGTCCAAACACTCGTTGTAAGTGTCAATAATGATGGTAGTGCACCGATAACCGCAATTATTGATGAACCAAATGGCACCCAACGAATCGTCTATCCGTTAAATAACGTTTCTGGCGATGATGGTGCTTCGGAGAAGCTTGGATTTACGGTTGAATATATTGCCTATGAAAATGGGCACTTTATTGTATGTGGTAATGCACCAGCAAATCGCCGGGTTGCAATCCATAATCTTGATCTTATATTAGGTTCTGAGTTTATCAAAGAAACGGGGCGTTTTTGTATTGAGCGTACCAACAGACTTGCTGAAGGTGATTATGCTTTAAAAGCGCAATTATTAGATGAAAAGGGGCAGATATTCGCAAATGTTACTTTGCCTTTTACAATTTCAAACCTAAATAAAACCAATGAACAATATTATGTTGCCAATAAGCCAGTTGAAACGGTGGTCGTTCGCCCAGGTGAGACACTTTCACAAATAGCCCAACGCCTCTATGGTGATTATAATTTTGCTGATAAAATTTATCAATTGAACCGACACGTGTTGGAAAATCCTCACAATGTTCAAGCAGGGCAAAGATTGGCATTGCCACCAAAGCAATAA
- a CDS encoding TIGR00730 family Rossman fold protein, translating to MQKIDYICVYCGSSAGENPIYVKAAELFGEALAKANIGLVYGGGSRGIMGAVAQSVKAHGGNVIGIIPEFLLSKEAPDAAIIDLDELIIVDTMHRRKTLMFEKADAFVTFPGGIGTLEEIIEMMTWAQLGHHSKPMVFANINDYWKPLAELLRHMADEGFFHSASKVKPLFINNVDDILPSINNIS from the coding sequence ATGCAAAAAATTGACTATATTTGTGTTTATTGCGGGTCTAGCGCTGGCGAAAACCCTATCTATGTCAAGGCTGCTGAATTGTTTGGCGAGGCCTTAGCTAAAGCTAATATTGGGCTTGTTTATGGCGGTGGTAGTCGTGGTATAATGGGCGCAGTCGCCCAAAGTGTCAAAGCACATGGCGGCAATGTCATTGGAATCATCCCAGAATTTTTATTAAGCAAAGAGGCACCAGATGCCGCAATCATAGACCTTGATGAGTTAATCATTGTTGATACTATGCATCGGCGCAAAACATTAATGTTTGAAAAAGCGGATGCTTTTGTCACCTTTCCAGGCGGTATAGGTACTTTAGAAGAAATTATTGAAATGATGACATGGGCACAATTGGGCCATCATAGTAAGCCAATGGTTTTTGCCAATATTAATGACTACTGGAAACCTTTAGCAGAGCTTTTACGTCACATGGCCGACGAAGGGTTCTTTCATAGCGCCAGTAAAGTTAAACCGCTTTTTATAAATAATGTTGATGATATTCTTCCATCAATAAATAATATTTCTTAA
- a CDS encoding DUF421 domain-containing protein → MHDYLANYSDVTLKLIVGLAVFLLVLRTTGRGSLSQMTPIDLVSNFVMGGIIGGVIYNPATGILHFLGVLFIWEALVILVNYSRKHFPFIRDIVAGGDLPLVIDGKYQIKNFKRIGLDVNDFVTMLRIKGAAPHEVAFANFESNGSLSVIKKEEDRVSVILIKNGEIIKDNLELAHKTEQWVQDQVKKQKVELENIYLAEWFEEKTPTGRERNGLFIVPIPKDSD, encoded by the coding sequence ATGCACGATTACTTGGCAAATTATTCCGATGTTACTTTGAAATTAATTGTCGGGCTTGCGGTATTTCTGTTGGTATTGCGCACAACCGGGCGTGGCAGCCTTAGCCAAATGACACCGATTGACCTTGTAAGCAACTTTGTTATGGGTGGCATTATAGGTGGCGTCATTTACAATCCAGCAACTGGGATTCTGCATTTTTTAGGAGTTTTGTTTATTTGGGAAGCATTGGTGATTTTAGTTAATTATTCTCGTAAACATTTCCCGTTTATTCGCGATATTGTTGCAGGTGGTGATTTACCACTTGTTATTGATGGCAAATACCAAATTAAAAACTTCAAACGCATCGGCTTAGATGTAAATGATTTTGTCACTATGCTGCGCATTAAAGGCGCAGCGCCCCATGAAGTTGCTTTTGCCAATTTTGAATCGAATGGCTCATTATCGGTTATCAAAAAAGAAGAAGATCGCGTATCCGTTATTTTAATTAAAAATGGTGAAATTATCAAAGATAATCTTGAGCTTGCTCACAAAACTGAACAATGGGTCCAAGACCAAGTTAAAAAACAAAAAGTCGAGCTTGAAAATATTTATCTGGCTGAATGGTTTGAAGAAAAAACGCCCACAGGTAGGGAAAGGAACGGTTTATTTATTGTTCCTATACCCAAAGATAGCGACTGA